Proteins co-encoded in one Ziziphus jujuba cultivar Dongzao chromosome 9, ASM3175591v1 genomic window:
- the LOC107427404 gene encoding serine/threonine-protein kinase ATR isoform X3: MASLSSLVRELRERIAASSSTPPTNVDDEALDARFRAVLPHLLHTYVVPSPSAREREVIAVLKLLSHIARNFPGVFYHGKPSAILPVVGRILPFFAESVFRSRHGVIFETVGSLLSLLRTGARDAYRLFFIDAMLAVEDILYVASLCADNTSNTVSTGLTLRCFCKSFDGIFSDPAHLGDLPASNKPVDGTGILINLTGKLRWQPFATWMIKLLGKCLTEGTLYVEGLIDVPLIMAACSLLCYGDADLHMACFDFVCIIGSVVNFDILPHQNIIQSMCVILNEDKEGLPVFRNTVYDSSLGGCLNALHSGCPDDVVKLTAADLVNVFPQSMRRTKSQELKVALCSAYIRIAKICSPHVWRPESLVSTLFLLEPCFPLIDCFQVALSILGPYHIGGQVTSDSDVGQLTVDVLQVENFRVGEKRPIHDVDAFKTKRQKVDEEAMASDTSIQVEQKHTHVVTCEGSDDYATYIRASLVSFVEFLKPPMVKPDTLRPDLALGALSMLCIAFCRYPNTNLSLRIFQQMFSWLPWIVEQSKQGNSITLDISFYLGGIHSILLLQIGTDFMNSKLLQIKDDDADLVHILLKLPWSHSFAFTEPNHLWKTKCISIQVACKLVRSIRSETDLEILDLGLHDETEEVRYEAVISMPVVVFWSGLCVLSHIFRMLEFLGGEKHEKVKNIIPFSLGYLSCLYGSCHAGYECRLYLNMNNEKHSETVDYLLQGFWCPKCDKSVHGNNKPCSKTLVPDMHGRKISLEDCNFIHLQSLFFELIYDELSEDVQVSCVQNMRRILIHVTTNILTETGSEWIRCIEFLLLNKKKAVREAFCTQISSFLEDSVLNCLFSEGVEPKKSNEQKFMDMIKHALAATEDTQIFETLLESTAEIIIAVDHRNQLFLFSLTLLVDQLDNVHMTVRTNASRLIHKACHNKGGLELILSKVVHVRNELFDYLSARLSSRPIMIREFAEAVLGVETEELVKKMIPVVLPKLVVLHQDNDQAVDTLYELAKCLNTDMVPLIVNWIPKVLAFALHQADGQELIPALQFYQTQTGFGKQEIFAAALPALLNELVCFLDDIDSDEIDRRLARIPEMIKEVARVLTDTEDLPNFLRNHFVGLLNIIDKKMLHSENSSLQKQALKRIEMLIKMMGSQLSTYVPKLMVLLMHAIKKKSLQSEGISLLHFFIEQLAEVSPSSTKYLISQVFAALLPFLERDKENPTAHLDKVVKILEELVLKNKIFLKQDICEFPPLPSIPALSKVNKVIQEARGSKTLKDQLQDVVDGLNHENLNVRYMVVCELTKLLNLRRDDITALVTAEGGRNMDLLSSLITSLLRGCAEESRTKVGQQLKQVCADCLGALGAVDPAKVKGISCQRFKIECSDDDLIYELIHKHLARAFRAAPDTIIQDSAALAIQELLKIAGCEASLDENATASNAESLKDKESPKLAAAGINGTSSSTEMSRRGQRLWDRFSNYVKEIIAPCLTSRFQFPNVADSAFVGPIYQPSMSFRRWIFLWIKKLTAHATGSRASIFTACRVIVRQDMQTAVYLLPYLVLNVVCHGSQEARCGITEEILTVLAAVSENSGAAVYGVNGGQSEVCIQAVFTLLDNLGQWVDDVKQELALSQSFQSLSSKQQASKLKDHGQNSLVEQDQLLVQCKNVSELLSAIPKVRLAKASLRCQAYARSLMYFESYVRGKSGSFNPAAERSGIFEDEDISYLMEIYSCLDEPDGLSGLASLRKSLGLQDQLLINKKAGNWAEVLTSCEQALQMKPTSIQRHSDVLNCLLNMYHLQAMVTHVDGLNSRIPEYKKMWCMQGVQAAWRLGRWELMGDYLSGADEEGLLCNISDSNASFDMDVAMILQAMMKKDNQLSVSKKIALSKQALIAPLAAAGMDSYMRAYPIIMKLHLLWELEDFHTLLSGDSFLDKKLNLGDLRFSKVIQNWENRLRITQPSLWAREPLLAFRRIVFGASGLDAQVGDCWLQYAKLCRMAGHYETANRAILEAQASGAPNVHMEKAKLLWSTRRSDGAIATLQQSLLNMPMEVVGSAAISSITSLSLVPLNPPPLVCNTQALNENQDIAKALLLYSRWIHYTGQKQKEDVINLYSRVRELQPKWEKGFFYMAKYCDEVLADARKRQEENFELGPRTISSTSAVVVSSNLINEKRWWSYMPDVLLFYAKGLHRGHKNLFQALPRLLTLWFDFGSFYQRSGASSNKDLKSVHVKVMSVMRGCLKDLPTYQWLTVLPQLVSRICHQNEEVVRLVKSIITSVLRQYPQQALWIMAAVSKSTVPSRREAAAEIIQAARKGFNQGNGGSNLFIQFASLVDHLIKLCFHAGQSKAKTINISTEFSALKRMMPLGIIMPIQQSLTVNLPTLDGNLADSSDIFSVADLPTVSGIGDEAEILSSLQRPKKVVLLGSDGIQRPFLCKPKDDLRKDARMMEFTAMINRLLSKYPESRQRKLYIRTFAVIPLTEDCGMVEWVPHTRGLRHILQDIYITCGKFDRQTTNPQIKRIYDQCQSKMPEDEMLKNKILPMFPPVFHKWFLTTFSEPAAWFRARVAYAHTTAVWSMVGHIVGLGDRHGENILFDSTTGDCVHVDFSCLFDKGLQLEKPELVPFRLTQNMIDGLGITGYEGIFLRVCEITLSVLRTHRGTLMSILETFIHDPLVEWTKSHKSSGVEVQNPHAQLAISNIEARLQGVVVGVGAAPSLPLAVEGQARRLITEAVSHKNLGKMYIWWMPWF, encoded by the exons ATGGCGAGCCTGTCGAGCTTGGTGCGCGAACTCCGAGAACGCATAGCTGCTTCCTCTTCAACTCCTCCAACCAATGTAGACGACGAGGCTTTGGATGCTAGATTCCGAGCCGTCCTTCCTCATCTCCTCCACACCTACGTCGTCCCTTCTCCTTCTg CCAGGGAGAGGGAAGTCATAGCTGTTTTAAAGCTCCTCTCTCATATTGCAAGGAACTTTCCAGGGGTCTTTTACCATGGCAAGCCCAGCGCTATTCTACCTGTCGTTGGTCGAATTTTGCCTTTCTTTGCAGAATCTGTGTTTCG TTCTAGGCATGGTGTGATTTTTGAGACTGTTGGATCGCTTCTATCTCTGCTTCGTACTGGAGCACGGGATGCTTATCGTCTGTTTTTCATTGATGCCATGTTAGCGGTTGAAG ATATTTTGTATGTTGCATCACTCTGTGCTGACAATACAAGCAATACGGTATCCACAGGATTGACTTTAAGGTGTTTTTGCAAGTCATTTGATGGAATTTTCAGTGATCCTGCTCATCTTGGAGATCTTCCAGCAAGTAATAAACCTGTAGATGGCACTGGTATCTTGATTAACCTTACAGGAAAACTAAGGTGGCAACCTTTTGCAACTTGGATGATTAAGCTTCTTGGTAAATGCTTAACTGAAGGAACTCTCTATGTGGAAGGACTTATTGATGTGCCACTTATTATGGCTGCATGTTCTCTTTTATGTTATGGCGATGCTGATTTGCATATG GCATGTTTTGATTTTGTATGCATCATTGGATCGGTGGTAAATTTTGACATTCTTCCTCATCAAAATATTATCCAGTCGATGTGTGTGATATTAAATGAGGACAAAGAAGGGCTTCCTGTATTTAG AAACACGGTATACGATTCATCCTTGGGTGGTTGTCTGAATGCACTACACTCGGGTTGTCCTGATGATGTTGTCAAGCTAACAGCTGCCGATTTGGTCAATGTATTTCCACAATCAATGAGAAGAACTAAAAGCCAGGAGCTTAAG GTTGCATTATGCAGTGCATACATACGAATTGCAAAGATTTGTTCTCCACATGTATGGAGGCCAGAATCTCTTGTTTCTACACTTTTCCTTCTAGAACCATGTTTCCCACTAATAGATTGCTTTCAAGTGGCCCTGTCTATACTTGGTCCCTATCACATTGGAGGACAAGTGACGAGTGATAGTGATGTGGGCCAATTGACAGTAGATGTTCTTCAAGTTGAAAATTTCAGGGTTGGGGAAAAGAGACCTATTCATGATGTGGATGCTTTCAAGACTAAACGCCAAAAAGTAGATGAAGAAGCTATGGCTTCTGATACTAGTATTCAGGTGGAGCAAAAGCACACTCATGTGGTTACCTGTGAAGGAAGTGACGATTATGCAACATATATACGTGCTTCACTTGTttcttttgttgaatttttaaaacctcCTATGGTTAAACCTGATACTTTAAGACCGGATCTTGCATTAGGAGCTCTTAGCATGCTTTGCATTGCCTTCTGTAGATATCCAAATACCAATCTGTCACTCAGAATCTTTCAACAGATGTTCTCATGGTTGCCCTGGATAGTGGAGCAG TCAAAGCAAGGAAATTCTATCACACTGGACATTTCATTCTACCTGGGAGGAATTCACAGCATATTACTTTTGCAAA TAGGTACTGATTTCATGAATAGTAAGCTGTTGCAAATCAAGGATGATGATGCCGATCTTGTACATATACTGCTAAAGTTGCCATGGAGCCATTCATTTGCATTTACTGAACCAAATCATCTTTGGAAAACAAAGTGCATTTCTATTCAAGTGGCATGCAAGCTTGTTCGTAGCATAAGATCTGAAACTGATCTTGAAATCTTGGATTTGGGTCTTCATGATGAGACTGAGGAAGTTCGATATGAAGCAGTGATATCCATGCCGGTGGTTGTCTTTTGGTCTGGTCTTTGTGTGCTATCACATATATTCAGAATGCTGGA GTTCTTGGGGGGAGAAAAACACGAAAAGGTTAAGAATATTATTCCGTTTTCTCTTGGCTACTTGTCATGCCTTTATGGATCTTGTCATGCTGGATATGAATGCAGATTATATTTGAATATGAACAATGAGAAACACAGTGAAACGGTAGACTATTTACTGCAAGGATTTTGGTGTCCAAAGTGTGACAAAAGTGTTCATGGTAATAATAAGCCTTGTTCGAAAACCTTGGTGCCAGATATGCACGGTAGGAAAATTAGTTTGGAGGACTGTAATTTCATCCATCTACAATCTCTCTTTTTTGAACTTATCTATGATGAGTTGTCAGAAGACGTCCAAGTTTCTTGCGTGCAAAATATGCGAAGGATCCTTATACATGTAACCACCAATATTCTGACTGAAACAGGATCGGAATGGATCAGatgtattgaatttttactcCTTAATAAAAAGAAGGCCGTTAGAGAAGCCTTTTGCACTCAGATTAGCTCATTCCTAGAGGATTCTGTTTTGAATTGTTTATTTTCTGAGGGGGTCGAGCCAAAAAAAAGTAACGAGCAAAAGTTTATGGACATGATTAAACATGCATTGGCAGCAACAGAAGATACTCAAATCTTTGAGACTCTTTTGGAATCTACCGCAGAAATAATTATTGCAGTTGATCATCGCAATCAACTGTTCTTGTTTTCTCTTACCTTACTGGTTGATCAGCTTGATAATGTACACATGACAGTGAGAACGAATGCATCAAGGTTGATACATAAAGCTTGCCATAATAAAGGAGGACTTGAACTAATTCTTTCAAAAGTTGTTCATGTTCGAAATGAACTATTTGATTATTTGTCTGCAAGGCTCTCTAGCCGTCCAATAATGATCAGAGAGTTTGCAGAAGCAGTTCTTGGTGTTGAAACCGAAGAACTTGTCAAGAAAATGATTCCTGTTGTCCTGCCCAAGCTCGTGGTTTTGCATCAGGATAATGATCAAGCAGTTGACACCTTGTATGAGTTGGCTAAGTGTCTAAACACTGATATGGTGCCTCTAATAGTTAATTGGATACCAAAAGTGCTAGCTTTTGCTCTCCACCAAGCAGATGGCCAAGAGTTGATACCTGCTTTGCAATTTTATCAGACCCAGACAGGTTTTGGCAAACAAGAAATCTTTGCAGCTGCATTACCTGCACTCTTAAATGAACTTGTATGTTTTTTGGATGACATTGATTCAGATGAAATAGATAGAAG GCTAGCAAGAATACCTGAGATGATTAAAGAAGTTGCTAGGGTTCTGACTGATACTGAGGATCTTCCGAACTTTTTGAGGAATCACTTTGTTGGCCTCCTTAACATTATTGACAAAAAGATGCTCCACTCAGAGAACTCCTCTCTGCAAAAACAAGCTTTAAAGCGTATTGAGATGCTGATTAAAATGATGGGTTCTCAACTTAGCACATATGTGCCTAAACTGATGGTTCTTCTTATGCATGCGATTAAGAAGAAATCGCTTCAAAGTGAGGGTATTTCCTTATTACATTTTTTCATTGAGCAGTTGGCAGAAGTCTCACCATCTAGCACCAAATATTTGATTTCTCAAGTTTTTGCTGCTCTTCTTCCCTTTTtagagagagataaagagaaTCCCACTGCACATTTAGAtaaagtggtaaaaatattggAAGAACTTGTACTGAAAAATAAGATTTTCTTAAAGCAGGATATCTGTGAGTTCCCTCCACTGCCCAGTATTCCAGCTCTATCAAAAGTTAACAAAGTTATTCAAGAAGCCCGGGGTTCAAAGACATTGAAGGATCAATTGCAAGATGTTGTTgatggtttgaatcatgagaaCTTAAATGTGAGATATATGGTAGTCTGCGAGTTGACCAAGTTACTGAACCTGAGAAGAGATGATATTACAGCATTGGTAACTGCTGAAGGGGGTAGAAACATGGATCTTTTGAGCTCTTTGATCACATCCTTACTAAGAGGATGTGCTGAAGAATCAAGGACCAAGGTGGGGCAGCAGCTGAAGCAGGTCTGTGCAGATTGCCTTGGGGCACTAGGTGCAGTTGACCCTGCAAAAGTCAAGGGCATTTCATGCCAACGCTTCAAAATTGAATGTTCTGATGATGaccttatttatgaattaattCACAAGCATCTTGCTAGGGCTTTTAGAGCTGCACCTGACACTATTATTCAAGATTCAGCTGCATTGGCCATACAGGAGCTGTTAAAGATTGCAGGTTGTGAGGCATCACTAGATGAAAATGCTACTGCTTCTAATGCAGAATCACTGAAGGATAAAGAATCTCCAAAGCTTGCTGCAGCTGGAATTAACGGTACCAGTAGTAGCACTGAGATGAGTAGGAGAGGTCAGAGATTGTGGGACCGATTCTCTAATTATGTTAAAGAGATAATAGCCCCTTGCTTAACCTCTAGATTTCAATTTCCAAATGTTGCTGATTCGGCATTTGTTGGACCAATTTACCAACCATCTATGTCTTTTAGAAGATGGATATTTTTGTGGATTAAAAAGCTGACGGCACATGCAACTGGTTCTCGTGCAAGTATTTTTACTGCTTGTCGAGTTATAGTGCGTCAGGATATGCAGACAGCAGTATATCTGCTGCCTTATCTAGTTCTTAATGTTGTTTGTCATGGAAGTCAGGAGGCACGTTGTGGAATAACAGAAGAAATCCTAACTGTTCTTGCTGCTGTCTCAGAGAATAGTGGGGCTGCAGTTTATGGAGTTAATGGTGGGCAAAGTGAAGTTTGCATTCAAGCTGTGTTCACTCTTCTTGATAATCTTGGCCAATGGGTGGATGATGTTAAACAAGAATTGGCTCTTTCTCAATCTTTTCAATCATTATCTTCTAAGCAACAAGCATCCAAGCTAAAGGATCATGGCCAAAATTCTTTGGTGGAACAGGACCAACTCCTTGTACAGTGTAAAAATGTTTCAGAGCTTTTGTCTGCAATTCCAAAGGTAAGACTTGCTAAGGCCTCCCTTAGATGTCAGGCATATGCAAGGTCTCTAATGTACTTTGAGTCTTACGTTAGAGGAAAGTCAGGTTCTTTCAACCCTGCAGCTGAGAGAAGTGGCATTTTTGAGGATGAAGATATTTCGTATCTAATGGAAATATATAGCTGTCTTGATGAGCCTGATGGTCTATCTGGGCTGGCATCTTTACGTAAATCTTTGGGATTACAAGACCAGCTTTTAATCAACAAAAAGGCAGGAAATTGGGCAGAGGTTTTAACTTCTTGTGAGCAAGCTTTGCAGATGAAACCCACTTCGATTCAAAGGCATTCAGATGTTCTTAATTGTTTACTAAACATGTACCATCTTCAGGCAATGGTTACTCATGTTGATGGTTTAAATTCTAGAATTCCTGAATATAAGAAAATGTGGTGCATGCAAGGTGTGCAGGCAGCATGGAGACTTGGCAGGTGGGAGTTGATGGGTGACTACCTTAGTGGAGCTGATGAAGAAGGTTTACTTTGTAACATTTCTGATAGTAATGCCTCATTTGATATGGATGTTGCAATGATTCTCCAGGCTATGATGAAGAAAGATAACCAGTTATCAGTTTCTAAGAAAATTGCCTTGTCCAAGCAGGCTCTGATTGCTCCTTTGGCTGCTGCAGGAATGGATTCCTACATGCGGGCTTACCCAATTATTATGAAACTTCACTTGCTATGGGAGCTGGAGGACTTTCACACTCTTCTTTCTGGTGACTCttttttggacaaaaaattaaatcttgGTGATTTGAGATTCTCAAAAGTGATACAAAACTGGGAAAATCGTCTCCGAATTACGCAGCCATCACTATGGGCTAGAGAACCACTTCTGGCTTTCAGAAGAATAGTTTTTGGTGCCTCTGGGCTTGATGCTCAAGTTGGTGACTGCTGGCTTCAATATGCAAAGCTCTGCCGCATGGCTGGTCATTATGAGACAGCAAACCGAGCAATCCTTGAAGCCCAAGCTTCAGGTGCACCTAATGTTCATATGGAGAAGGCTAAGCTTTTGTGGAGCACCAGACGTTCTGATGGTGCCATTGCAACGCTGCAACAATCTCTGTTGAACATGCCTATGGAGGTTGTAGGTTCTGCTGCAATATCATCAATTACTAGTCTTTCACTGGTTCCACTGAACCCACCACCTTTAGTTTGTAATACTCAGGCGTTGAATGAGAATCAAGATATTGCAAAGGCCCTTCTCCTCTATTCTAGGTGGATCCATTATACCGGACAGAAGCAGAAAGAAGATGTAATAAATCTTTATTCAAGAGTGAGAGAACTGCAGCCCAAGTGGGAGAAAGGGTTTTTTTATATGGCTAAATATTGTGATGAAGTTCTTGCTGACGCCAGGAAACGCCAGGAAGAGAATTTTGAACTAGGCCCCAGGACAATATCATCAACTAGTGCTGTTGTTGTCTCGTCAAATTTAATCAATGAGAAGCGTTGGTGGTCATACATGCCTgatgttcttttattttatgcCAAGGGGCTTCATAGGGGTCACAAGAATCTCTTTCAAGCGCTTCCTAGGCTGTTAACCCTGTGGTTTGACTTCGGGAGTTTTTATCAAAGAAGCGGTGCATCATCTAATAAGGATCTGAAAAGTGTCCATGTAAAG GTAATGAGTGTTATGCGAGGCTGCTTGAAGGATTTGCCAACATATCAGTGGTTAACAGTACTGCCTCAGTTGGTTTCCAGAATTTGCCACCAGAATGAAGAAGTTGTTCGGTTGGTCAAATCTATAATCACCTCAGTTCTGCGGCAATATCCACAACAAGCCCTTTGGATTATGGCAGCAGTCTCAAAGTCCACTGTTCCTTCTAGGCGGGAGGCGGCAGCAGAGATCATACAAGCTGCACGGAAAGGGTTCAACCAGGGAAATGGTGGCAGCAATTTGTTTATTCAGTTTGCCAGTCTGGTCGATCATTTAATTAAGTTGTGTTTTCATGCTGGTCAGTCAAAAGCAAAGACAATTAATATCTCAACTGAATTTAGTGCCTTGAAGAGGATGATGCCGCTGGGAATTATAATGCCCATTCAACAATCTCTTACTGTTAATCTACCGACATTGGATGGGAATCTCGCTGACTCTTCTGATATCTTTTCTGTGGCTGATCTTCCTACAGTATCAGGAATAGGTGATGAGGCTGAGATTCTTTCATCACTTCAGCGACCTAAAAAA GTTGTTCTATTGGGCAGTGATGGCATCCAACGTCCATTCCTCTGCAAACCCAAGGATGATCTTAGGAAAGATGCCCGTATGATGGAGTTCACTGCAATGATAAATCGTTTGTTGTCCAAATATCCAGAGAGCCGACAGAGGAAGCTCTATATTCGCACGTTTGCAGTGATTCCTTTAACGGAGGACTGTGGCATGGTAGAATGGGTGCCTCATACTCGTGGACTTCGGCATATCCTTCAAGACATATATATAACCTGTGGGAAATTTGATAGACAGACGACAAATCCTCAGATTAAACGGATTTATGATCAATGCCAAAGTAAAATGCCAGAAGATGAGATGCTAAAGAACAAAATTCTTCCAATGTTCCCTCCTGTTTTCCATAAATGGTTTTTGACCACCTTTTCTGAGCCAGCTGCTTGGTTTAGGGCACGGGTTGCTTATGCACACACTACTGCAGTTTGGTCCATGGTTGGGCATATTGTTGGCCTTGGTGATCGACATGGTGAAAACATTCTTTTCGATTCTACCACAGGTGACTGTGTTCATGTTGATTTTAGTTGCCTGTTTGACAAAGGCCTGCAGTTGGAGAAGCCTGAGCTGGTACCTTTCAGGCTGACTCAG AACATGATTGATGGCTTAGGCATCACTGGTTATGAGGGAATATTCTTAAGGGTATGTGAGATTACACTATCAGTATTGAGGACACATCGGGGGACTTTGATGAGTATTCTTGAAACCTTCATCCATGATCCTCTTGTAGAGTGGACGAAATCTCACAAGTCCAGTGGGGTAGAAGTTCAGAATCCACATGCACAG CTAGCCATCAGTAATATTGAGGCAAGGTTGCAAGGAGTAGTTGTTGGTGTTGGGGCAGCTCCATCTTTGCCTCTCGCTGTTGAAGGTCAGGCTCGTAGGTTAATTACTGAAGCAGTCTCACACAAAAATCTTGGGAAGATGTATATCTGGTGGATGCCATGGTTTTAG